A genome region from Dreissena polymorpha isolate Duluth1 chromosome 16, UMN_Dpol_1.0, whole genome shotgun sequence includes the following:
- the LOC127861980 gene encoding uncharacterized protein LOC127861980 encodes MQGNRAERFKQIFVNLTSECCKLSVDTDLKDSVLRIVNGGQEHVNTWNDSIRHSCWGIYQQKVVITRSQTVHDVDTSAVSNAMSKMIDSVRKANNIESSYMSQIRECLEKCKGLTRIKQETIEGYERNIADLENKIRIAETAIKTLQREATEFNELADRLDDRARELDNKWWFTKIATVVIGALLVTLTAGLILTVAAVAFLGNFNLNTASGCRDGAREARQKAKEKGYEIARLRSNVQAYQGEVTELQEKIPIVKADIDTINRIERELINLIQEIESLDIQRSSDHVLGMLQFCAVRLTHVEADSQLQDFKVEWTTMERQLTECSMPFSDFIF; translated from the exons ATGCAAG GAAACCGTGCAGAA AGGTTCAAACAGATATTCGTCAACTTGACAAGCGAATGCTGCAAGCTCTCCGTAGACACAGATCTGAAAGATAGCGTGCTAAGGATCGTGAATGGAGGACAAGAACATGTGAATACGTGGAATGATTCAATTCGACATTCATGTTGGGGAATCTATCAGCAAAAGGTCGTTATAACGAGATCCCAAACCGTACACGATGTTGACACTTCTGCGGTTTCAAATGCTATGTCGAAAATGATCGATTCCGTTAGAAAAGCCAATAATATAGAATCGTCATACATGAGTCAAATACGTGAATGCTTAGAGAAATGCAAAGGTTTGACACGCATAAAGCAGGAGACGATTGAAGGGTACGAACGAAACATAGCAGATTTGGAAAATAAAATCAGGATAGCAGAGACAGCCATCAAG ACGTTGCAGAGAGAAGCTACAGAATTCAACGAACTTGCAGATCGACTAGATGATCGAGCGCGTGAGCTTGATAATAAGTGGTGGTTTACAAAGATAGCTACTGTTGTGATAGGGGCACTATTGGTCACGTTGACAG ctGGTTTGATTTTGACTGTGGCGGCAGTTGCATTTTTGGGAAACTTTAATTTAAATACTGCGTCTGGATGTCGCGATGGTGCGCGAGAGGCTAGGCAGAAGGCGAAGGAGAAAGGATATGAAATTGCAAGACTGCGGAGCAATGTTCAAGCATATCAGGGTGAAGTGACAGAGCTGCAAGAAAAGATTCCCATAGTCAAAGCGGATATTG ACACTATAAACAGAATAGAAAGAGAATTGATAAATTTGATTCAAGAGATAGAATCGTTGGACATTCAGAGAAGTTCAGACCATGTCCTTGGAATGTTGCAG TTTTGTGCAGTACGACTTACCCATGTCGAAGCTGACTCTCAACTTCAAGACTTTAAG